A region from the Halanaerobiaceae bacterium ANBcell28 genome encodes:
- the aroE gene encoding shikimate dehydrogenase has protein sequence MVDINTEILGLIGYPLSHSLSPLLHNHSIKEMGLNYVYLAFPIKEGELEKAIHGFRAINVRGLNVTIPYKEAVIPLLDEIDSLAKKVGAVNTILNENGVLKGYNTDVIGLSRMIEEDANFTIKDKKAIILGAGGAARATGIALLQKGVGEIHLLNRTISKAKDLAKDWQAYYPDSLIKVNLLDEKIYKEFIAEVDIIIDTTPVGMSPKHNVEPLIKEKYLNKDILVVDLVYNPQETSLLKAAKRRSAPNINGMGMLLYQGIESFKIWTNHEINVSKWRELSMNM, from the coding sequence ATGGTAGATATAAATACAGAAATTTTAGGATTAATAGGATACCCATTATCTCATTCTTTATCACCCCTTTTACACAATCATAGTATTAAGGAAATGGGGCTTAATTATGTTTATTTAGCATTTCCAATTAAAGAAGGAGAGTTAGAAAAGGCTATCCATGGTTTTAGAGCTATCAATGTTCGTGGATTAAATGTTACTATTCCATATAAAGAAGCTGTTATACCACTTTTAGATGAAATTGACTCTTTAGCAAAGAAAGTAGGTGCAGTAAATACTATTCTTAATGAAAATGGTGTTTTAAAGGGGTATAATACTGATGTAATTGGTTTAAGTCGTATGATAGAAGAAGATGCTAATTTTACTATCAAAGACAAAAAAGCAATAATATTAGGAGCTGGTGGTGCTGCCAGGGCAACAGGTATTGCATTACTACAAAAAGGGGTTGGTGAAATTCATCTATTAAATAGGACGATATCAAAAGCAAAGGATTTGGCTAAGGATTGGCAGGCTTACTATCCGGATTCTCTTATTAAAGTTAATTTACTAGATGAAAAAATCTATAAAGAGTTTATTGCTGAGGTGGATATTATAATAGATACAACACCTGTTGGAATGTCACCTAAGCATAATGTGGAACCATTAATTAAGGAAAAATATCTTAATAAAGATATATTAGTAGTCGACCTAGTGTATAATCCACAAGAAACAAGTCTCTTAAAAGCAGCAAAAAGAAGATCTGCTCCAAATATAAATGGTATGGGTATGTTATTGTATCAAGGTATTGAATCATTTAAAATTTGGACAAATCATGAAATAAATGTATCTAAATGGCGGGAATTGTCAATGAATATGTAA
- the gspE gene encoding type II secretion system ATPase GspE, whose product MAAQHYKKLGELLVDFNFISPAQLEDAIKHQKESDKRLGEILIELNYVSADDLIQVLEFQLGVPHVKLSNYIFDPQLAHFIPEHLAKRHNVIALEKKGNRLLVAMSDPSNLLAIDDLEMTSGLKIEPRIAILEEIKTAINQVYSIGEEDTTDIIASLDDYQSSDEPELDKLKEMVEDAPIVKLTNRIITQALQARASDIHIEPQENGVRIRYRIDGVLREIMKTPKYSQAALISRLKIIADLDITKRRIPQDGRIAITVNEIKVDLRVSTLPTVFGEKVVIRLLTKDSNLINIEKLGFNDNNVQRFKGLIEQPHGILLVTGPTGSGKSTTLFAALNNLNSPEKNIVTVEDPVEYQIGGVNQIQANKKTGLTFASALRSILRQDPDIVMVGEIRDEETARIAVRASLTGHLVLSTLHTNDAASSITRLIDMGIEPYMAASTIIGVVAQRLIRRLCKSCKVSYEPSADELTLLKGDPEGKFYKAKGCPKCNNTGYKGRIAVHEVLIVDEKLKEYISKDAGEQTLKNYSKEHGMTTLMEDGIAKFRQGITSYEEIIRVLI is encoded by the coding sequence ATGGCTGCTCAACATTATAAAAAATTAGGTGAATTATTAGTTGATTTCAATTTTATATCACCTGCTCAATTAGAGGATGCTATAAAACATCAAAAGGAATCAGATAAAAGACTAGGGGAAATTCTTATTGAATTAAATTATGTTAGTGCAGATGACTTAATTCAGGTCTTAGAATTCCAATTAGGTGTACCCCATGTAAAATTATCTAACTACATATTTGATCCTCAATTAGCTCATTTTATACCAGAACATCTTGCTAAAAGACATAACGTAATCGCTTTAGAGAAAAAAGGCAATAGATTATTAGTTGCTATGAGTGATCCATCTAATCTTTTGGCTATAGATGATTTAGAAATGACTTCTGGATTAAAAATAGAACCTAGAATAGCTATATTAGAGGAAATTAAAACAGCTATAAATCAGGTTTATTCTATAGGTGAGGAAGATACTACAGATATTATTGCTAGTTTAGATGACTATCAAAGCAGTGATGAACCAGAGTTAGATAAGCTAAAAGAAATGGTAGAAGATGCACCTATAGTTAAATTGACTAATCGCATTATAACTCAGGCTTTACAGGCAAGAGCCAGTGATATTCATATTGAGCCACAAGAAAATGGTGTGCGAATAAGGTATCGTATTGATGGTGTATTAAGAGAAATTATGAAAACACCAAAATATTCTCAAGCAGCACTAATCTCAAGGCTGAAAATTATTGCTGATTTAGATATTACCAAAAGGCGTATACCTCAAGATGGACGTATAGCTATAACTGTTAATGAAATAAAAGTTGATTTACGTGTTTCAACTTTACCAACAGTTTTTGGAGAAAAAGTGGTTATTCGTCTTTTAACTAAAGATTCAAACTTAATTAATATAGAGAAATTAGGTTTTAATGATAATAATGTTCAAAGATTTAAAGGACTAATAGAACAACCCCATGGAATTTTGTTAGTTACTGGTCCAACTGGAAGTGGTAAATCTACAACTTTATTTGCAGCATTAAATAATTTAAACTCTCCAGAAAAAAATATAGTTACTGTTGAGGATCCAGTTGAGTATCAAATTGGAGGGGTTAATCAAATTCAAGCTAACAAGAAAACTGGACTGACTTTTGCAAGTGCTTTACGTTCTATTTTGCGTCAGGATCCAGATATAGTAATGGTCGGTGAGATAAGGGATGAAGAAACTGCTAGAATTGCAGTTCGTGCTTCACTTACCGGACATCTTGTTTTAAGCACATTACATACAAATGATGCTGCCAGTTCTATTACACGTTTGATTGATATGGGCATTGAACCATATATGGCTGCTTCAACAATAATAGGTGTTGTAGCTCAAAGGTTAATAAGAAGACTATGTAAAAGCTGTAAAGTAAGTTATGAACCAAGTGCAGATGAACTTACTTTATTAAAAGGAGATCCTGAAGGCAAATTTTATAAAGCTAAGGGATGTCCAAAATGTAATAACACAGGCTATAAAGGTCGTATAGCTGTTCATGAGGTACTAATAGTAGATGAAAAACTTAAAGAATATATATCTAAAGATGCTGGAGAACAAACATTAAAAAATTATTCAAAAGAACATGGCATGACTACTTTGATGGAAGATGGAATAGCAAAATTTAGACAGGGTATAACATCATATGAAGAAATAATTAGAGTACTAATATAG
- a CDS encoding type IV pilus twitching motility protein PilT codes for MELVELFKAVVESESISDLHLTVNSKPIVRETGQLKVFEAYPETLDADHLRDIIMFLMNEEQRKTFDDKGELDFSYSVPGFTRFRVNAYQQRGSISLALRVIPSKIPTVDHLGLPEILKKLALQRKGLILCTGPTGSGKSTTLASMINEINMKRNCHVLTLEDPIEYLHVHKSSIVHQREVGIDTQSFANGLRAALRQDPDVILVGEMRDLETISIALEAAETGHLVLATLHTSDAPKTIDRIIDVFPARQQQQVRIQLASSLNGIIAQQLIPRLDGQGMVAALEVLIGTPAVSNIIREGKSSQLQSVIQTGGKYGMIVMDNYLIRLYEKGLITRTTVLKRSNNPDYVKKRLDRMS; via the coding sequence ATGGAATTAGTGGAATTGTTTAAAGCAGTAGTAGAATCAGAATCTATATCTGATCTTCATTTAACAGTAAATTCAAAACCAATAGTAAGGGAAACAGGTCAGTTAAAAGTATTTGAAGCATATCCTGAAACTTTAGATGCAGATCATTTAAGAGATATTATTATGTTCCTAATGAATGAAGAACAAAGAAAAACCTTTGATGATAAAGGAGAATTAGACTTTTCCTATAGTGTTCCTGGCTTTACTCGCTTTAGGGTAAATGCCTATCAACAAAGGGGATCGATTAGTTTAGCACTACGTGTAATTCCATCAAAAATCCCAACTGTTGATCATTTAGGATTGCCTGAAATATTAAAAAAACTTGCTTTACAAAGAAAAGGCTTGATTTTGTGTACAGGACCAACAGGTAGTGGAAAGTCTACTACTTTAGCATCAATGATTAATGAAATAAATATGAAGAGAAATTGTCACGTACTTACACTTGAAGATCCAATAGAGTATCTCCATGTACATAAAAGTTCAATAGTACATCAACGTGAGGTGGGTATAGATACACAATCCTTTGCAAATGGTTTACGAGCAGCCTTACGTCAGGATCCAGATGTAATCCTGGTTGGTGAGATGCGTGATCTTGAAACTATTTCCATTGCTTTAGAAGCAGCTGAGACAGGACATTTGGTCTTAGCAACTTTACATACAAGTGATGCTCCCAAGACAATAGATAGGATTATTGATGTTTTTCCTGCTAGACAACAACAGCAGGTAAGGATACAGTTAGCTTCAAGTTTGAATGGGATTATAGCACAGCAATTAATACCTCGTTTAGACGGTCAAGGCATGGTAGCCGCTTTAGAAGTTTTGATTGGCACTCCTGCTGTAAGTAACATAATACGCGAAGGCAAAAGTTCGCAACTTCAATCAGTGATTCAAACTGGTGGAAAATATGGTATGATTGTTATGGATAATTATTTGATTAGATTATATGAAAAAGGTCTTATTACAAGAACTACTGTCCTTAAACGTTCAAATAATCCTGATTATGTTAAAAAAAGACTAGATAGGATGAGTTAG
- a CDS encoding type II secretion system F family protein, producing the protein MSPVYDYQAVNNNGEKISGSIEVENSSMVARQLKENGYFVTSVKEATAKKEVNSLFERSKKVKTKDLTTFSQQFSAMIDAGISLVECMNIMYQETDHPRMKEVIRGIQEDIETGTGLSEAMKKFPDVFPPLYCQLVKAGEAGGVLDRVLSQLAIHFERQDEINSKVKSALYYPITILTVAVTVVIFLIAVVVPNFVSMFADFGAQLPLPTRILLAMSSFLQTYWWAILISLIVFVVAFSKYKKTPRGKQQLDKLLLKIPVIGSMMQKVLVSRFASTLAILLASGVDLLSSLAIVEEVLDNAVYSRILIDARGKVREGINLSVPLSESKEFPSMVVQMIKIGEESGSIELMLRKISKFFNSEVESAIDASIALIEPAMIVFLAVVVGFIVVAIVLPMFEMFSHF; encoded by the coding sequence GTGTCTCCTGTATATGATTATCAAGCAGTTAATAATAACGGAGAGAAGATTAGTGGTAGCATTGAAGTTGAAAATTCTTCAATGGTAGCAAGACAGCTAAAAGAAAATGGATATTTTGTGACTTCCGTAAAAGAGGCTACAGCCAAGAAGGAAGTAAATAGTCTTTTTGAAAGAAGTAAAAAGGTTAAGACTAAAGACCTGACTACTTTTAGTCAGCAGTTTTCTGCAATGATTGATGCAGGTATTAGTTTAGTAGAATGTATGAATATTATGTATCAGGAAACTGATCATCCCCGTATGAAAGAGGTTATACGTGGTATTCAAGAAGATATTGAAACCGGTACAGGATTATCAGAAGCTATGAAGAAATTTCCTGATGTCTTTCCACCACTTTATTGTCAATTAGTTAAAGCTGGTGAAGCTGGTGGTGTGCTAGATAGAGTACTAAGTCAGTTAGCAATTCACTTTGAAAGACAGGATGAAATTAATAGTAAGGTCAAATCAGCTTTGTACTATCCAATAACCATTCTTACTGTTGCTGTAACAGTTGTTATATTTTTGATAGCTGTAGTTGTTCCTAATTTTGTTAGTATGTTTGCTGATTTTGGAGCCCAATTACCATTGCCTACAAGAATCTTGTTAGCAATGAGTAGTTTTCTCCAGACATACTGGTGGGCTATTTTAATATCACTTATCGTATTTGTTGTAGCATTTAGCAAATATAAGAAAACACCAAGGGGTAAACAGCAATTAGATAAATTGTTACTCAAGATACCGGTAATTGGAAGCATGATGCAGAAAGTACTAGTTTCAAGATTTGCAAGCACTTTAGCTATATTACTTGCCAGTGGAGTTGATCTTCTTTCATCATTAGCTATAGTTGAAGAGGTACTTGATAATGCTGTATATTCTCGAATTTTAATAGATGCAAGAGGAAAGGTTAGAGAAGGTATTAATCTATCAGTACCACTTTCTGAATCAAAAGAATTTCCTAGTATGGTTGTACAGATGATTAAAATTGGTGAAGAATCTGGTTCTATTGAATTAATGTTAAGAAAGATAAGTAAATTCTTTAATAGTGAAGTTGAATCTGCAATTGATGCTTCTATCGCATTAATTGAGCCAGCAATGATTGTTTTCCTAGCAGTTGTAGTTGGATTTATAGTTGTAGCCATAGTATTGCCAATGTTTGAAATGTTTTCACATTTCTAG
- a CDS encoding prepilin-type N-terminal cleavage/methylation domain-containing protein: MKMFSRNLRSENGFTLIELLVVIAVLGVLATIAVPRLTGLRDRAVEAEAVSALGSLRSALEIYQLEDTNGNYPTTPAIFNSRVADRYLDGYDLTNTTWEGWTITFDQDPTTFTGVDGADINGTVANNDVFGIEMETGTAPNILRVYLLRDEDAAGDMEYRIHP; the protein is encoded by the coding sequence ATGAAAATGTTTAGTAGAAATCTTAGAAGTGAAAATGGTTTTACCTTAATTGAATTGTTGGTTGTTATTGCTGTACTAGGAGTACTTGCTACAATTGCAGTACCACGTTTGACAGGTCTTAGGGATAGAGCAGTAGAAGCTGAAGCTGTATCTGCCTTGGGTTCATTGAGATCTGCTTTAGAAATATACCAATTAGAAGATACAAATGGAAATTATCCTACGACACCTGCTATATTTAATTCTAGAGTTGCAGATAGGTATTTAGATGGCTATGATCTTACAAATACTACTTGGGAAGGGTGGACAATAACATTTGATCAAGATCCTACTACTTTTACTGGAGTTGATGGAGCTGATATAAATGGTACTGTTGCGAATAACGATGTATTTGGAATTGAAATGGAAACAGGTACAGCACCAAATATATTAAGAGTTTATTTATTGCGAGATGAGGATGCCGCTGGAGATATGGAATATAGAATACATCCATAA
- a CDS encoding prepilin-type N-terminal cleavage/methylation domain-containing protein, protein MKKLRYFLIKEKAFTLIEILIVIVILGILSTIAVPRLTGILGQAEMTEAVAALRALRSAVEVYYLDEEQYPVNVGQFNTIAARYLEGYSSGTPGRWESWDVSFSQQPSSDYSLSIIGADGDNHVFAIEFEDTSAGHKVYLLHDDNGFKIEHNN, encoded by the coding sequence ATGAAAAAGTTAAGATATTTTTTAATAAAAGAGAAAGCTTTTACATTAATTGAAATACTTATTGTAATTGTTATATTAGGAATTTTATCTACTATAGCTGTTCCTCGTTTGACTGGTATTCTTGGGCAGGCTGAAATGACAGAGGCTGTTGCAGCTTTAAGGGCATTAAGGTCAGCTGTTGAGGTGTATTATTTAGATGAAGAGCAATACCCAGTTAACGTAGGTCAGTTTAATACGATAGCTGCTAGATATTTAGAGGGATATAGTTCTGGCACACCAGGCAGATGGGAGAGTTGGGATGTATCATTTTCTCAACAACCAAGTTCTGATTATAGTTTGAGTATTATAGGAGCAGATGGGGATAATCATGTCTTTGCAATTGAATTTGAAGATACTAGTGCTGGCCATAAAGTCTATCTTCTCCATGATGATAATGGTTTTAAAATCGAACATAATAACTAA
- a CDS encoding prepilin peptidase codes for MLLAIYIFILGLIIGSFLNVVIYRLPRNESIVFPASHCPECKKRLEITDLVPVLSFIFNKAKCKYCGTKISWQYPLVELLTGFLFLLLYVKFGLNSIFIIYSLLIASLLVSSGIDIKYKIIPNKITYPGIIISLILAIFFNHISFLSSLYGIIIPGGLLLIIALIYGKGLGMGDVKLIAMIGGVLGWQHSLFAIFIGSLIGSILGLTLMVTGVMSRKTRIPFGPFISFGAIISIFYGQQIFEWYISLYF; via the coding sequence ATGTTATTAGCAATATATATTTTTATACTAGGATTAATTATAGGAAGTTTTCTTAATGTAGTTATTTATCGTTTGCCCAGGAATGAGTCTATTGTCTTTCCAGCATCACATTGTCCAGAATGTAAAAAAAGATTGGAAATTACTGATCTAGTACCTGTTTTAAGTTTTATCTTTAATAAAGCTAAGTGTAAGTATTGTGGCACAAAGATTAGTTGGCAATATCCTTTAGTGGAATTATTAACAGGATTTTTATTTTTATTATTATATGTAAAATTTGGCTTAAATAGTATTTTTATTATTTATTCTTTATTAATTGCTTCTTTACTTGTTTCTTCTGGCATAGATATTAAATATAAGATTATACCTAATAAAATTACATATCCAGGTATTATTATTTCTTTAATTCTTGCAATATTTTTTAATCATATTTCTTTTTTATCGTCTTTATATGGGATTATAATCCCAGGCGGTTTACTTTTAATAATAGCCTTAATCTATGGAAAGGGTTTAGGCATGGGTGATGTGAAACTAATAGCTATGATTGGTGGTGTTCTTGGTTGGCAGCACAGTCTATTTGCTATCTTTATAGGTTCATTGATTGGTTCTATTTTGGGTCTTACATTAATGGTAACTGGAGTTATGTCACGTAAGACGAGAATTCCTTTTGGCCCCTTTATAAGTTTTGGTGCTATTATTAGCATATTTTATGGCCAACAAATATTTGAATGGTATATAAGTCTTTATTTTTAA
- a CDS encoding type II secretion system protein, whose product MRKSFLKNNEGITLIEVLLSIVILSIIAVTLLTYFANHFRFFYDREIEAQTIRLASEAIEVIKSRYRDDWNYTPDNTDILNIITQNADLRAVYELNITEVIIANTDDSLKRVTVKVKVGSEDKASLVTLIAEEG is encoded by the coding sequence ATGAGGAAGTCTTTTTTAAAGAATAATGAAGGTATTACTTTAATAGAGGTTCTTCTAAGTATTGTAATACTTAGTATCATTGCTGTTACTCTACTTACTTATTTTGCTAATCATTTCAGATTTTTTTATGACAGAGAAATTGAAGCCCAGACTATTCGTCTAGCTTCAGAGGCAATTGAAGTAATAAAGTCTAGATATAGAGATGATTGGAATTATACACCTGATAACACTGATATTCTAAATATTATAACTCAGAATGCAGACTTAAGAGCAGTTTATGAACTGAATATCACTGAAGTTATAATAGCTAATACTGATGATTCACTTAAAAGAGTAACTGTAAAAGTAAAAGTGGGATCTGAAGACAAAGCTTCACTCGTAACTTTGATTGCGGAGGAGGGGTAA
- a CDS encoding type II secretion system protein — MKLKKQDGITLVEILTALAILGFVFFAFSHTYIAGRQAYDRNQERIEFQQLHRVINSRIAPYVRIANHIEWNPANQELKLTFPSTREVNAREYNAITFGIDNTDLYYERDWYNPTISSNKMRFVSGEGNAGVRDMLVEFDDNNGVLKIQMTIVSEHDNTYTFTENFYPRLLSLNNFEIVVPSN, encoded by the coding sequence ATGAAACTAAAAAAACAAGATGGCATCACACTTGTTGAGATTTTAACTGCTTTGGCTATATTAGGTTTTGTATTTTTTGCTTTTTCCCATACTTATATTGCTGGTCGTCAAGCATATGATCGTAATCAGGAGCGTATAGAATTTCAGCAATTACATAGAGTAATAAATTCTCGAATTGCACCTTATGTTAGAATTGCAAATCATATTGAATGGAATCCAGCTAATCAAGAGTTAAAACTAACTTTCCCTTCTACCCGCGAAGTAAATGCTAGAGAATATAATGCTATAACTTTTGGTATAGACAATACAGATTTGTATTATGAGAGAGATTGGTATAATCCAACTATTTCTTCTAATAAAATGAGGTTTGTTTCAGGAGAAGGAAATGCGGGTGTAAGAGATATGCTTGTTGAATTTGATGATAATAACGGTGTCTTAAAAATACAGATGACTATAGTAAGTGAGCATGACAATACTTATACTTTTACAGAAAATTTCTATCCTAGATTATTAAGTTTAAATAATTTTGAAATAGTAGTTCCTTCTAATTAG
- the pilM gene encoding type IV pilus assembly protein PilM, with amino-acid sequence MFLKKKFTTIDIGTDSIKAVKFFKKKNELIVDGFAMKSLPYQSIKDGKIVDEAVVANRLEDISNELNCRNDRIVTSIASNNLIIRNMELPAMDNEEQLAEAIKWESEDHLPFPVDSAVEDFITLDRKGELLEILLVATKKDMLDNLLSVFGRIGIMPAVVNIQPMALMSIIDYQNRIDDTMAVVDIGNAGTRVIIGDSKNIYLSRNLDLGGAEFTKVFMDEHKINYNEAENMKKKKGIQEDDSSEDLDLAMAQIATTGMVESQYIISIANNLADQIARSLDYYSMKYRNKVKKIYLTGGGSRLKRLDEIISDKIGRDLEILNPYNNLRVRDSQGMRDEEFAIAVGLGLSEVLNDEG; translated from the coding sequence ATGTTTTTGAAGAAAAAGTTTACAACAATTGATATTGGCACTGACAGTATTAAGGCAGTTAAGTTTTTTAAAAAGAAAAATGAACTTATAGTTGATGGTTTTGCTATGAAAAGCTTACCTTATCAATCAATTAAAGATGGCAAAATTGTCGATGAAGCTGTAGTTGCTAATAGGCTAGAAGATATTTCCAATGAACTTAATTGTAGGAACGATAGGATTGTTACAAGTATCGCTAGTAATAATTTAATTATTAGGAACATGGAATTACCAGCTATGGACAATGAAGAACAGTTAGCTGAAGCTATTAAATGGGAGTCTGAGGATCATTTACCATTCCCAGTTGATAGTGCTGTTGAAGATTTTATTACTTTAGACAGAAAAGGAGAACTTCTAGAGATCCTTTTAGTGGCTACAAAAAAAGATATGTTGGATAATTTATTAAGTGTATTTGGTAGGATAGGTATTATGCCTGCAGTAGTTAATATTCAACCAATGGCTTTAATGTCAATCATTGATTACCAAAATAGAATCGATGATACTATGGCTGTTGTTGATATTGGTAATGCAGGAACAAGAGTTATAATAGGTGATAGTAAGAATATTTATCTATCTCGTAATTTGGACCTTGGTGGTGCTGAATTTACTAAAGTTTTTATGGACGAACACAAAATAAATTATAATGAAGCTGAGAATATGAAAAAGAAAAAAGGAATTCAAGAAGATGATAGCTCAGAAGATTTAGATTTAGCCATGGCTCAGATTGCTACTACCGGTATGGTTGAAAGTCAATATATAATATCTATAGCAAATAATCTGGCAGATCAAATCGCTAGAAGTTTAGATTATTATAGTATGAAATATCGTAATAAAGTAAAAAAAATATACCTAACTGGTGGAGGGTCTCGTCTTAAAAGATTAGATGAAATTATCTCCGATAAAATAGGTAGAGACTTAGAAATTTTAAACCCTTATAATAATTTAAGAGTCAGAGATAGCCAGGGTATGAGAGACGAAGAATTCGCTATAGCAGTTGGTCTGGGTTTAAGTGAGGTGTTGAACGATGAGGGTTAA
- a CDS encoding PilN domain-containing protein, translating to MRVNLVKERNKAYQINWKEVAIVIGVSIVLIALGIYYFMLVQDSRYLQQDINNLDNQINNVLVRVAEYNRLDRKVEELENIKEQMEAYKYVWDLALIEKGYVIPNNTMLLNLQIEDRNISINGRAASNQLILTLIDNMETSPVYDDVTLINLTRNDDTQFNIEAVITGEAD from the coding sequence ATGAGGGTTAATTTAGTAAAGGAAAGAAACAAAGCATATCAAATTAACTGGAAAGAAGTAGCGATTGTTATCGGAGTTTCTATAGTTCTTATTGCTTTAGGAATCTATTACTTCATGTTAGTACAGGACAGCCGTTACCTTCAACAGGATATCAATAATCTAGACAATCAAATAAATAATGTGTTAGTAAGGGTTGCTGAATACAATAGATTGGATAGGAAAGTTGAGGAACTAGAAAATATAAAAGAACAAATGGAAGCATACAAATATGTCTGGGATCTAGCTTTGATTGAAAAAGGTTATGTGATTCCCAATAATACGATGTTGTTAAATTTACAGATCGAAGACAGGAATATTAGCATAAATGGACGAGCTGCTAGTAATCAATTAATATTAACTTTGATTGATAATATGGAGACATCTCCAGTTTATGATGATGTTACACTTATTAACCTGACACGTAATGATGATACACAATTTAATATAGAGGCTGTTATTACTGGGGAGGCTGATTGA
- the gspM gene encoding type II secretion system protein GspM has protein sequence MFNNLSRRERLMLVFLAVFAIAAIYYFLLYEPMLGRIDSLNQELSNKEVTYNMHVATISKMPELEKRYEELRYIEDQIQENMIESVPAMLQVLESQSADSGLEIIAFIPQELDDSTRINMEARGFYEQLVGFIDGIKSLDGFIEFERINIRKENNDNDLLRINGTFVFHNDLLIGGGDS, from the coding sequence ATGTTTAATAATCTTAGTAGACGCGAAAGGCTAATGTTAGTTTTTTTAGCTGTTTTTGCTATTGCTGCAATCTATTATTTTCTTTTATATGAACCGATGCTTGGGCGAATAGATTCTCTCAATCAAGAATTATCAAATAAAGAGGTTACATATAATATGCATGTAGCTACTATAAGTAAGATGCCTGAATTAGAAAAAAGATATGAAGAACTTAGATATATTGAAGACCAAATACAGGAAAACATGATCGAATCTGTACCTGCTATGCTACAGGTTCTAGAATCACAGTCTGCTGATTCGGGTTTGGAGATTATAGCATTTATACCTCAAGAACTTGACGATTCTACTAGGATAAATATGGAGGCCAGAGGTTTTTATGAACAACTAGTTGGATTTATAGATGGTATAAAAAGCCTGGATGGATTTATAGAATTTGAAAGAATTAACATTAGGAAAGAAAATAATGATAATGATTTACTAAGGATAAATGGTACTTTTGTATTTCATAATGACTTACTTATTGGTGGTGGTGACTCTTGA